One part of the Aurantibacillus circumpalustris genome encodes these proteins:
- a CDS encoding beta-1,6-N-acetylglucosaminyltransferase — MKQAILITAYKNVHHLQRIINCFDENYFFYIHIDKKSRLSEQEILNLQKNKNVALSRRYKTNWGGMAHLKSILLLMNMALENKQTKYIHLISGHDFPIKSPLLIDEFLTKNSGKQFLEFFQLPTPNWENGGMDRVDYYNLHDYIDAKGRYGFLIHKCIRLQKKLNLKRAKKLGNLELFGGSTWWTLSSECCLYIQDYIYQNPSFLKKFNFTFCAEEFFFQTLILNSPFKDHVVNDNLRHIVWELRHGNMPAVLDETDYETLKSSPQLFARRFEYPFSEKLVGRLESGA; from the coding sequence ATGAAGCAGGCCATCTTGATAACCGCATATAAAAACGTACATCATTTGCAGCGAATTATTAATTGTTTTGATGAAAATTACTTTTTTTACATTCATATCGACAAAAAAAGTCGGCTTTCAGAACAGGAAATTTTAAACCTTCAAAAAAACAAAAACGTAGCATTAAGCCGTCGTTATAAAACCAACTGGGGCGGCATGGCCCATCTTAAAAGTATTCTTCTGCTCATGAACATGGCTTTGGAGAATAAGCAAACCAAATACATTCATCTAATAAGCGGACATGATTTTCCGATAAAATCGCCACTATTAATCGACGAATTTCTTACAAAAAATTCCGGTAAACAGTTTCTTGAGTTTTTCCAACTTCCAACACCTAACTGGGAAAACGGAGGAATGGACAGAGTAGATTATTACAATTTACATGATTATATAGATGCGAAGGGACGCTACGGTTTTTTGATCCATAAATGCATTCGTTTACAAAAAAAACTCAACCTTAAAAGAGCGAAAAAACTTGGCAATCTGGAGCTTTTCGGCGGTTCTACTTGGTGGACCTTAAGCTCTGAATGCTGTCTATACATCCAAGATTATATCTACCAAAACCCATCCTTTTTAAAAAAATTTAATTTCACTTTTTGTGCTGAGGAATTTTTTTTTCAGACGCTTATTCTTAATTCACCTTTTAAAGATCATGTTGTTAACGATAATCTAAGACACATTGTGTGGGAATTAAGACATGGAAATATGCCTGCCGTACTTGATGAGACAGATTATGAAACCCTAAAAAGCTCACCGCAGCTATTTGCCAGAAGATTTGAATATCCTTTTTCAGAAAAACTGGTCGGTCGACTAGAATCAGGAGCCTAA
- a CDS encoding ABC transporter permease: protein MKTIITSNDKSFLNLSELRRYSSLLNNLAKRDFLVRYKQAFAGIIWALVKPLINILVFGYIASKINSGQDAATNFVYVASAMVLWQLFSNVFNDVSNSIVGNSNLFSKVYFPKIIIPIGSTLVCLVDFLISLIILVALFVITGKDLHWQLILTPVFIGLTLINGLGLGLYFATINVKFRDIKFIVPVMIQFGMYVTPVIFSSAYYLERIPTSLHWLFCLNPMVGVIDGFKYCLFGDVITYHYIYFFLSIFSSFLFLFIGVKYFYKFERNFVDYI, encoded by the coding sequence ATGAAAACCATAATTACCAGCAACGATAAATCTTTCCTCAATCTTAGTGAATTAAGACGTTATAGTAGCCTGTTAAACAATCTGGCTAAACGTGATTTTTTAGTGCGCTACAAGCAAGCTTTTGCAGGTATTATTTGGGCACTTGTGAAACCGCTCATTAATATTCTGGTATTCGGATATATTGCTAGCAAAATAAATAGCGGACAAGATGCTGCGACTAATTTTGTTTATGTTGCGTCAGCGATGGTTTTGTGGCAACTGTTTTCAAACGTATTTAACGATGTTAGTAATTCTATTGTTGGAAATTCAAATCTCTTTTCAAAAGTGTATTTTCCAAAAATTATAATTCCAATTGGCTCCACACTTGTATGTCTTGTGGATTTCTTAATCTCGCTTATCATTCTTGTGGCTCTTTTCGTAATTACTGGCAAAGACCTTCATTGGCAACTGATTCTAACACCAGTTTTTATTGGACTTACTTTAATTAATGGATTAGGACTCGGACTTTATTTCGCAACCATCAATGTGAAATTCAGAGATATTAAATTTATAGTTCCTGTTATGATTCAATTTGGAATGTATGTAACGCCTGTTATCTTTTCTTCAGCCTATTATTTGGAAAGAATTCCAACGTCCCTGCACTGGTTGTTTTGTCTTAACCCAATGGTTGGTGTTATTGATGGATTTAAGTATTGTTTGTTTGGTGATGTGATTACATACCACTACATCTATTTTTTCCTTTCAATTTTTTCTTCTTTCTTGTTTCTTTTTATTGGAGTTAAGTACTTTTATAAGTTTGAGAGAAACTTTGTTGATTATATTTAG
- a CDS encoding O-antigen ligase family protein, which produces MLSLKNQDTVFINEEDKNDDLKLIVLLILTFSLPYDLFYSSILFITFCALTLLNLKKSYLKRIPKQFWVFQGIYFLGVIGYFYSLHKSDAGFLLERQLTIFLMPIIIPISIKITSERLKKMLEVLTISCLIAIIYLFINMSYTIYTVLHLPFVKTVFSGAFFNHQFSRPLDIHAGYLSLYVALSIIYLVTFTIKQKFGLKIIIASICLVILLAGLLFLASRNAIISTLFVLIFVFPFYHVTNKLRYLIVSTLLLFAVFFLVKKVPYLNTRFSIELISEIKSTGNGEFINYSATEPRIKRWECAMDLIKESPAFGYGTGDEIEMLKTRYAIKGLFISYLENFNTHNQYLSFWVKNGFIGLIIFISLFFYYIYLAIKNRDFMYLSFLLLLMIGFYTENILDANKGILFFAIFNTFFGYSALSAINKTKV; this is translated from the coding sequence ATGCTAAGTCTTAAAAATCAAGATACTGTCTTTATAAATGAGGAGGATAAGAATGATGACTTAAAACTAATAGTTTTATTAATCTTAACATTTTCTTTGCCCTACGACTTATTCTATTCTTCAATCCTATTTATTACATTTTGTGCTTTAACATTACTGAACTTAAAAAAAAGTTATCTAAAGCGCATTCCAAAACAGTTTTGGGTTTTTCAGGGGATTTATTTTTTAGGTGTGATAGGTTATTTTTATTCATTGCATAAAAGCGACGCAGGATTTTTGCTTGAACGACAGTTGACAATTTTTTTAATGCCAATTATTATTCCAATTTCAATAAAGATAACGAGTGAAAGATTAAAAAAAATGTTAGAAGTTTTAACAATAAGCTGTCTCATTGCTATTATTTATTTGTTCATAAATATGTCTTATACTATTTATACGGTTCTTCATTTGCCATTTGTAAAAACTGTTTTCTCTGGAGCTTTTTTCAACCATCAGTTTTCTAGACCCTTAGATATTCACGCTGGTTACTTGTCACTTTATGTTGCTTTATCAATTATCTATCTCGTTACATTTACTATTAAACAAAAATTCGGATTAAAAATTATTATAGCATCTATTTGTCTTGTGATTTTATTGGCTGGGTTGTTATTTCTTGCATCACGTAATGCCATAATTTCAACATTGTTTGTTTTAATTTTCGTGTTTCCGTTTTATCATGTTACCAACAAATTAAGATATTTAATAGTGTCTACCTTATTGCTTTTTGCGGTTTTTTTCCTCGTGAAAAAGGTACCGTATTTAAACACAAGATTTTCTATTGAATTAATTTCTGAAATTAAATCAACTGGTAATGGCGAATTTATAAATTATAGCGCCACAGAACCACGAATAAAACGTTGGGAATGCGCAATGGATCTTATTAAGGAATCACCGGCTTTTGGTTATGGTACAGGTGATGAGATTGAAATGCTTAAGACTAGGTATGCTATAAAAGGATTATTTATTTCTTACTTAGAGAATTTCAATACTCATAATCAATACCTTTCTTTTTGGGTGAAAAATGGCTTTATTGGGCTTATTATTTTTATTAGTTTGTTTTTTTATTACATCTATCTGGCAATTAAGAATAGAGATTTTATGTACCTATCATTTCTATTGTTATTAATGATAGGTTTTTATACGGAAAATATTTTGGATGCTAATAAAGGAATCTTGTTTTTCGCAATCTTCAATACTTTTTTTGGTTATAGCGCTTTATCCGCAATAAATAAAACCAAAGTGTAA
- a CDS encoding DUF1972 domain-containing protein, whose product MKIAIIGTRGIPNNYGGFEQLAEYLSLGLIEHGHSVFVYNSHKHVYQEKVWKGVNIIHQYDPEKTLGTIGQFIYDFKCIVNTRKHKFDVILNLGYTSSSVWMHLFPKNSYLVTNMDGLEWKRSKYSKNVQRFLKYAESLAVKMSDDLIADSMAIKEYLQNTYKVDSKYVAYGADLFDMPDVSILNRLKILPYSYNMLIARMEPENNIEMILDGVHEAKSNHSFLVIGNYKNKFGTYLKEKYRLDERIVFMGPIYEIEIVNNLRFYSNFYFHGHSVGGTNPSLIEAMGCHCLIAAHDNVFNRSVLLQNAFYFKEVNDVRSIIEIKENKTEINKDFVKINYEKVKSDYSWKKIVQIYEQILTSNAKS is encoded by the coding sequence ATGAAAATAGCTATAATAGGTACTCGTGGTATTCCAAATAATTATGGTGGTTTTGAGCAGTTGGCAGAATACCTTTCGCTTGGCTTAATTGAACATGGACATTCTGTTTTTGTATATAACTCTCACAAGCACGTTTACCAGGAAAAAGTTTGGAAAGGTGTGAATATCATCCATCAATATGATCCAGAAAAGACATTAGGAACTATTGGTCAGTTTATTTATGATTTTAAATGCATTGTAAATACACGTAAACATAAATTTGATGTTATCCTTAATTTGGGATACACGAGTAGCTCAGTTTGGATGCATTTGTTTCCTAAAAACAGCTACTTAGTTACTAATATGGATGGGCTAGAATGGAAAAGGAGCAAGTATAGTAAAAATGTTCAACGATTTTTAAAGTATGCAGAAAGCTTGGCGGTGAAAATGAGTGACGATTTAATAGCCGATTCAATGGCAATAAAGGAGTATTTACAAAACACTTATAAAGTTGACTCAAAATATGTTGCTTATGGTGCTGATCTTTTTGATATGCCAGATGTAAGCATTCTTAACCGTCTTAAAATACTACCTTATTCATACAATATGCTTATTGCTCGAATGGAACCAGAGAATAACATTGAAATGATATTGGACGGGGTACATGAAGCAAAATCAAATCACTCTTTTTTAGTGATAGGAAACTATAAAAATAAATTTGGCACCTATTTAAAAGAAAAATATAGACTAGACGAACGTATAGTTTTTATGGGACCAATTTATGAAATAGAAATAGTAAATAATTTAAGGTTTTATTCGAATTTTTATTTCCATGGACATTCTGTTGGAGGAACTAACCCTTCATTAATAGAGGCAATGGGATGTCATTGTTTAATTGCTGCGCATGACAATGTTTTTAATCGAAGTGTTCTTCTACAGAATGCATTTTATTTTAAAGAAGTAAATGATGTTCGTTCAATCATTGAAATAAAAGAAAATAAAACTGAAATAAACAAAGACTTTGTCAAAATTAATTATGAGAAAGTTAAAAGTGATTATAGTTGGAAAAAAATAGTACAAATCTATGAACAAATATTAACCTCAAATGCTAAGTCTTAA
- a CDS encoding glycosyltransferase family 4 protein, with translation MSRKKKILFIMQLPPPIHGVSVMNKIIKESKLINDSFECDYINLATAKNINDLQKGFVYKYFLTVGIAFRAIYKMMFNRYDYVYITVFPWGFAFIKDSLIVLIARIFRLKPILHLHTHGFKRSAEKSQFRKKLYKYVFKNVEVICLSPFLIEDIELIYSGAVYILPNGIPQVNFENNYKVTQGPVKLLYLSNLIKGKGILLLINAIEKLVESGYTIKLRVVGSEGDLSYLDLEKLIKEKKLKEVIELIGPKFGEEKYAEFRNADVFILPSNYDTFGLVLLEAMQFGVPCISTNIGGIPDVLGEGRGVIMNEISSDAVYLAVKQLLDNPEKRNSMSSLGYKYYISHFTVNVFEKKLFNILDRRADQIDERLIKNGI, from the coding sequence TTGTCACGCAAAAAAAAAATATTATTCATAATGCAACTGCCACCTCCAATACACGGTGTGTCAGTGATGAATAAAATAATAAAAGAAAGCAAACTAATAAACGATTCATTTGAATGCGATTATATTAATTTGGCAACAGCTAAGAACATTAATGATCTTCAAAAAGGATTCGTTTATAAATATTTTTTAACGGTAGGAATAGCATTCAGAGCCATTTATAAAATGATGTTTAATCGTTACGATTATGTTTATATTACAGTTTTTCCCTGGGGTTTTGCTTTTATTAAAGACTCTTTAATTGTTCTGATTGCAAGAATATTTAGATTAAAACCTATATTGCACCTTCATACACATGGATTTAAAAGGTCGGCCGAAAAGTCTCAATTTAGAAAAAAATTATACAAATACGTTTTTAAAAATGTGGAGGTTATCTGCCTTTCGCCTTTTTTAATTGAGGATATTGAGTTAATCTATAGTGGTGCTGTTTATATTCTGCCGAATGGTATCCCACAAGTTAATTTCGAAAATAATTACAAAGTAACCCAAGGTCCAGTAAAACTCTTATATCTTTCAAATCTTATAAAGGGTAAAGGCATTTTATTATTGATTAATGCTATCGAGAAATTAGTTGAAAGTGGTTATACCATTAAACTTCGGGTTGTAGGATCTGAAGGTGACTTAAGTTATTTGGATTTAGAAAAATTGATTAAAGAGAAAAAACTCAAAGAAGTCATTGAGCTAATTGGACCAAAGTTTGGGGAAGAAAAGTATGCCGAGTTTAGAAATGCAGATGTTTTCATTTTACCGAGTAATTATGATACATTTGGTTTAGTTCTTCTGGAGGCAATGCAATTTGGAGTGCCGTGTATATCTACGAATATAGGTGGTATTCCTGATGTGCTTGGTGAAGGGAGGGGGGTAATTATGAATGAAATAAGTTCAGACGCAGTGTATTTGGCGGTTAAACAGTTGTTAGATAACCCTGAGAAACGGAATAGTATGAGTAGTTTAGGCTACAAATATTATATTTCTCACTTTACTGTAAATGTTTTTGAGAAAAAATTATTTAATATTTTAGATCGAAGAGCCGATCAGATTGATGAACGTCTTATAAAAAACGGAATATGA
- a CDS encoding glycosyltransferase family 2 protein, with translation MSKSIPITALMPVYNGEKYLRDAIDSVLGQTFKNFEFLIINDGSTDNTENIIRSYNDERIKLINRVNGGVSSALNTGLESASGKYVARVDADDICYPTRFMEQYEFMIANPQYVLIGSDAEYINLHGDFIFNYSCNGHTNEEIEKRIYDRNPFIHSVVFFLKKEILECGGYDPDAHTFEDHLLWIKVLKKGKVCNFPKPLVKVRLNPESVTTDERVRGKRFLELRKNILLSNKPISKEDERELSNIIKNQNSIKIKKYGYHMFVSKKYLWNNYQPKLAQEHLIKAIKLKPVDYYSYALLFISFLPKRVISSLYSFIK, from the coding sequence ATGAGTAAGAGCATACCTATAACAGCGCTAATGCCTGTTTATAATGGCGAAAAATATTTAAGAGATGCAATTGACAGCGTTCTTGGTCAAACCTTTAAAAATTTCGAGTTTTTAATTATTAACGATGGCTCTACCGATAATACTGAAAATATTATTAGGTCTTATAATGATGAACGAATTAAATTAATAAACAGAGTTAATGGTGGAGTTTCGAGCGCCTTAAATACAGGATTGGAAAGTGCAAGTGGTAAATACGTAGCAAGAGTAGATGCAGATGACATTTGCTATCCGACACGGTTTATGGAGCAGTATGAGTTCATGATCGCAAATCCCCAATATGTATTAATTGGTTCTGATGCCGAGTATATTAATTTACACGGAGATTTTATTTTTAATTATTCCTGTAACGGTCATACAAATGAAGAAATTGAAAAACGGATCTATGATAGGAACCCTTTTATTCACAGTGTAGTTTTTTTTTTAAAGAAAGAAATTCTTGAATGTGGTGGTTATGATCCTGATGCCCATACTTTTGAAGATCATTTACTGTGGATTAAAGTTCTTAAAAAGGGTAAAGTTTGTAACTTCCCAAAACCGCTTGTAAAAGTGAGGCTAAACCCTGAATCTGTAACAACCGATGAACGAGTTAGAGGAAAACGTTTTTTAGAACTAAGAAAGAACATATTATTAAGCAATAAACCAATTTCAAAGGAAGACGAAAGGGAGTTGAGTAATATTATTAAAAACCAAAACTCTATTAAAATTAAAAAATACGGTTACCATATGTTTGTGTCCAAAAAATATCTATGGAATAATTATCAACCAAAATTAGCTCAAGAACATTTAATTAAAGCTATAAAATTAAAACCTGTAGACTATTATTCATATGCCTTACTGTTTATTTCCTTCCTCCCTAAAAGAGTTATAAGTTCGCTTTATTCATTTATAAAATAG
- a CDS encoding glycosyltransferase family 2 protein, with protein MEQKISIIIKTFERPKSLKKLLLSIRNTGYSFPIIIVDDSKVDSGKEIKELFPDLNIKYIPIAFDSGLSKGRNVLLSMLTTPYFLLCDDDFVLDKRSDVGKAFNCIVENNFDIVGGDFYNYVTVSNLKRLVKLIVSEPKKLKRYIFNQYETSRYIGNFVINADECKLLISHKKPITSPHRCDIVNNFFIANTESIRKIGGWDDELKLGEHEDFFLRAKQNGLNVAYLDGFGTGHFPIIKSNYKKFRFRASQYKTIFAKKHNFKYYSEILVDNNVVLFEIK; from the coding sequence ATGGAACAAAAGATAAGTATTATCATAAAAACATTTGAAAGACCTAAGTCACTTAAGAAATTATTACTTTCAATTAGAAATACTGGTTATTCGTTTCCTATTATTATTGTTGATGATAGTAAAGTTGATTCTGGGAAGGAAATTAAAGAATTATTCCCTGATTTAAATATAAAATATATCCCAATTGCTTTCGATTCAGGCTTGTCGAAAGGCAGAAATGTCCTTCTTAGTATGTTAACTACACCTTATTTTTTGCTCTGTGACGATGATTTTGTTCTAGATAAAAGATCGGATGTAGGAAAAGCATTTAATTGTATTGTAGAGAATAATTTTGATATTGTTGGTGGCGATTTTTACAATTACGTAACCGTTTCTAATTTAAAACGATTAGTAAAGTTGATTGTTAGTGAACCAAAAAAACTAAAAAGGTACATTTTTAATCAATACGAAACTAGTAGATATATTGGCAATTTTGTTATTAACGCGGATGAATGCAAATTGTTGATTTCTCATAAAAAACCAATTACCTCGCCACATAGGTGCGACATTGTTAATAATTTTTTTATTGCCAATACTGAGTCGATTAGAAAAATTGGTGGTTGGGATGACGAACTTAAGTTGGGTGAACACGAAGATTTTTTTCTGCGTGCGAAACAAAATGGTTTAAATGTTGCTTATTTGGATGGTTTTGGAACTGGACATTTTCCGATTATCAAATCGAATTATAAAAAGTTTAGATTCAGGGCAAGTCAATACAAAACTATTTTCGCAAAAAAACACAACTTTAAATATTATTCTGAAATACTTGTAGATAACAATGTAGTTCTCTTTGAGATTAAATGA
- a CDS encoding oligosaccharide flippase family protein: protein MFETGFGKKKIVKDISANTLQTFITQLFGLVIFYFTSRYLAKEDFGEYNWSMAVGTTIITIASLGLDVVFIKRIALNENILVISGIHFFHTLLVGILFSVLVLLIQSIFPSFKHYHPLFFIVFVHLSLINISNSFRLCLIGLETYKSLAVTALITNVFKFVIILGLYFIRYFTITNVVYAFIISTTLELVLGYFFVSRRVSAKIKPVLKVKEYKYFIIESLPQLGVVFFDSALARIDWILLGIISTASITAEYSFAYRMYESSKLPLIIISPILLTRFTKLLRRGGKVEDKNIKDIQLFYKVELFIVMLIPIVLVCSWAPLIDYFTNNKYGQVNTLNYILLAGCVPLHCVSNFLWSIGFAQGQLKTIMYITIAVALINFGLNYFLIPFYGSNGAAIAFLASTVIQTLLYVKYMDQKIIKLNVKVTIIAFINAVASILIAKSLTNNIIFVTVLALVISVVIGILTRQLNIKEIKTILVKTE, encoded by the coding sequence ATGTTTGAAACGGGATTTGGAAAAAAAAAGATAGTAAAAGATATTTCGGCTAACACGCTACAAACATTTATCACTCAGTTATTTGGGCTAGTTATTTTCTATTTTACTTCCCGATATTTAGCTAAAGAAGATTTTGGGGAATACAATTGGTCGATGGCAGTTGGAACTACAATTATAACCATTGCCTCGCTAGGTTTGGATGTGGTTTTTATTAAACGAATAGCCCTAAATGAGAATATTCTTGTTATAAGCGGCATTCATTTTTTTCACACACTTTTGGTAGGGATCTTATTTAGCGTACTAGTTTTGCTAATTCAGAGTATTTTTCCATCATTTAAGCACTATCATCCTCTTTTTTTCATAGTTTTTGTGCACCTTTCACTCATAAATATCAGTAATTCCTTCCGTTTGTGTTTAATTGGACTTGAAACGTATAAGTCTCTGGCAGTAACGGCTTTAATCACAAATGTATTTAAGTTTGTTATTATTTTGGGGCTTTATTTTATTCGTTATTTTACAATAACAAACGTAGTATACGCTTTTATAATTTCAACAACTTTGGAACTTGTTTTAGGGTATTTTTTCGTGTCGCGGAGGGTATCTGCTAAAATAAAGCCGGTATTAAAAGTTAAGGAGTATAAGTATTTTATTATTGAATCTTTACCACAACTTGGCGTTGTTTTCTTTGACTCGGCTCTCGCAAGAATTGATTGGATTTTACTTGGTATAATAAGTACTGCAAGTATTACAGCAGAATATAGTTTTGCTTATAGGATGTATGAATCTTCAAAATTGCCTTTGATAATTATCTCACCCATTTTACTTACTCGATTTACCAAACTACTGCGAAGGGGAGGAAAAGTGGAAGATAAAAATATAAAGGATATTCAGCTATTTTATAAAGTAGAGCTTTTTATTGTGATGCTCATTCCAATTGTTTTGGTTTGTTCTTGGGCTCCACTGATAGATTATTTCACGAACAATAAGTATGGACAGGTTAACACACTTAATTATATACTTTTAGCGGGTTGTGTGCCACTTCATTGTGTAAGTAATTTTTTATGGAGTATTGGTTTTGCGCAAGGCCAATTAAAGACAATTATGTACATTACTATTGCTGTTGCTCTTATAAATTTTGGTTTAAATTATTTCTTAATTCCATTTTATGGTAGTAATGGAGCTGCTATTGCGTTTCTTGCTTCTACAGTTATTCAAACATTATTGTATGTGAAGTATATGGATCAAAAGATTATCAAACTAAATGTTAAGGTGACCATTATTGCTTTTATAAACGCTGTTGCATCCATTTTGATTGCAAAATCTCTGACAAATAATATTATATTTGTTACTGTTTTAGCGCTTGTTATTAGTGTTGTTATAGGGATTCTTACCAGACAATTAAACATAAAAGAAATCAAAACAATTTTAGTAAAAACGGAATAG
- a CDS encoding class I SAM-dependent methyltransferase produces MAKIKYIHIPEEHNTKAATIVVPQFINLYSPKSVVDIGCGLGTWLKVFEDHGVNDILGYDGSHLDLSKIAIDKSKIVIADLEKEIKSDKTFDLAISLEVAEHISEKSAENFVKSLCNLSQTIIFSAAIPQQGGQNHINEQWPEYWQNLFLKHGYTSHDSLRELFWEHNQVDYWYKQNMFLVTGPKSPFYSKENKPIRKLVHPELLDIYYNTLKNISEGKVEKKQALKYLIKSVIRKK; encoded by the coding sequence ATGGCAAAAATAAAATACATTCATATTCCTGAGGAGCATAATACTAAAGCCGCCACAATTGTTGTTCCTCAATTTATTAACCTGTATTCACCAAAAAGTGTTGTTGATATAGGCTGCGGACTTGGCACATGGCTAAAAGTATTTGAAGATCATGGCGTTAATGATATTTTAGGTTACGACGGCTCTCATTTAGATCTTTCAAAAATTGCTATTGACAAGAGTAAAATTGTTATTGCAGATTTGGAAAAAGAAATAAAAAGCGATAAAACATTTGACCTTGCAATTTCTTTGGAAGTAGCGGAACACATTTCTGAAAAAAGCGCTGAAAATTTCGTAAAAAGTCTCTGTAACTTAAGTCAAACCATAATTTTTTCGGCAGCTATTCCGCAACAGGGCGGGCAAAATCATATAAATGAACAATGGCCTGAATATTGGCAAAACTTATTCTTAAAACATGGGTACACCTCTCATGATTCTTTACGCGAGCTTTTTTGGGAACACAATCAAGTTGATTATTGGTACAAACAAAATATGTTTTTAGTTACTGGACCAAAAAGTCCATTTTACTCAAAAGAAAACAAACCAATTCGTAAACTTGTTCATCCTGAACTTTTAGACATCTACTACAACACTCTAAAAAACATCTCAGAAGGTAAAGTTGAAAAAAAGCAAGCTTTGAAATACTTAATAAAAAGTGTTATCAGGAAGAAATAA
- a CDS encoding FkbM family methyltransferase, whose product MSIRSVAKFLKLKQLSSKFNFNASLYLNNKKFKIPIIKNLGLLNLKVKEDWFFNFLKDLKLPSDTSFIDVGVNVGQTLLTFRSLYNNPYYGFEPNPSCVFYLHNLMEVNGMLNTHILPIGLSSENSLGRFYLKNEVDSAGTIVKDLRPDYYETEKISYVPLFTFETVGLNEIKPISLIKIDVEGAELEVITGLINTIKKHQPLIICEVLDCHSESSIQAMQERATKLFALIQTCGYTVYRIIHKTKLELEEVKQIKLKLWEPSSFDLNDYLFVPGNAKKPF is encoded by the coding sequence ATGAGCATTCGAAGTGTAGCTAAATTTTTAAAGTTGAAGCAATTAAGTTCAAAATTTAATTTTAATGCATCACTTTATTTAAACAATAAAAAATTCAAGATTCCAATCATAAAGAATTTGGGTTTATTAAATCTTAAAGTTAAAGAAGATTGGTTTTTTAATTTTTTAAAAGATCTGAAATTGCCTTCCGATACTTCATTTATTGATGTAGGGGTTAATGTGGGACAAACCTTGCTAACATTCAGAAGCTTGTATAACAATCCTTATTATGGTTTTGAGCCCAATCCAAGCTGTGTTTTTTACCTCCATAATTTAATGGAAGTAAATGGGATGTTGAATACACATATACTTCCTATAGGTTTATCTTCAGAAAACAGTTTGGGAAGATTTTATCTTAAAAATGAAGTTGATTCTGCTGGTACTATTGTTAAAGATCTTCGACCTGATTATTACGAAACCGAAAAGATTAGTTACGTGCCTCTTTTTACGTTTGAAACCGTTGGTTTAAATGAAATAAAACCTATTTCACTTATTAAAATTGATGTAGAAGGTGCAGAATTGGAGGTAATAACGGGGTTGATTAATACAATTAAGAAACACCAACCTCTTATAATTTGTGAAGTGCTTGACTGTCATTCTGAAAGTAGCATACAAGCTATGCAAGAAAGAGCCACTAAATTGTTCGCTTTGATACAAACATGCGGGTATACTGTATACCGCATAATACATAAAACTAAACTAGAATTAGAAGAAGTTAAACAAATAAAACTTAAACTTTGGGAGCCCTCAAGCTTCGATCTTAACGATTATTTGTTTGTTCCTGGCAATGCTAAAAAACCTTTTTAA